Proteins encoded in a region of the Dromaius novaehollandiae isolate bDroNov1 chromosome 18, bDroNov1.hap1, whole genome shotgun sequence genome:
- the BPTF gene encoding nucleosome-remodeling factor subunit BPTF isoform X8 — protein sequence MRGRRGRPPKQQQPAAASAQASSPAPPAPAGPIGGLRSRQRGSSRGRWATSAQAETAGPKQKGAGAAQASSSAATSPRGGSKRKAGSGGSSTPGGGGSSGKGRGRAGAGGAGGGGGGGSCNSQGRAASSRRSISKVVYDDHESEEEEESMVSEEEEEGDPEDNQDSEEEEEEEIMEEEDDDDSDYPEEMEDEDDASYCTESSFRSHSTYSSTPGRRRQRVHRPRSPILEEKDIPPLEFPKSSEDLMVPSEHIMNVIAIYEVLRNFGTVLRLSPFRFEDFCAALVSQEQCTLMAEMHIVLLKAVLREEDTSNTTFGPADLKDSVNSTLYFIDGMTWPEVLRVYCESDKEYHHVLPYQETEDYPYGPVENKIKVLQFLVDQFLTTNIAREELMSEGVIQYDDHCRVCHKLGDLLCCETCSAVYHLECVKPPLEEVPEDEWQCEVCVAHKVPGVTDCVAEIQKNKPYIRHEPVGYDRHRRKYWFLNRRIIIEEDSESEKDKKIWYYSTKIQLAELIECLDKDYWEADLCKTLEEMREEIHRHMDVTEDLTNKARGNNKSFLSAANDEILEIIRIRKGEVGEDKNTSADEAEKAKSDVDDGQTDTEKGKEESADQDKTEETPAEQDTEKVKTEEATVVGDKSNSETSSTDDNNTNPSAGETSCSEGKNAMGCQSETLDSNNVAEKKVASELPQELSEETGQMIPSNSSSVSAAPLQSDVENSNSSELSSLQNDSVKMSDDAENAERGSQDSEDLGEKSNGERSDSPGTGKGAPGSTRMLTRLRNPDSKLSQMKNQQVAAAAHEANKLHKEGREVLVVNSQGEVSRMNAKKEVVMKGNINNYFKLGQEGKYRVYHNQYATNSFALNKHQHREDHDKRRHLSHKFCLTPAGEFKWNGSVHGSKVLTISTLRLTIIQLENNIPASFLHPNWASHRSNWIKAVQMCSKPREFALALAILECAIKPVVMLPIWRESLGHTRLRRMTALEREEKEKVKKKERKQEEEETMQQATWVKYTFPVKHQVWKQKGEEYRVTGYGGWSWISKTHVHRFVPKLPGNTNANYRKLLPTKNEDMTIEKCDLEKRKNPVKVKIEKDKMKDSRDLQAKNKADVSETLGKVHVKEEKKSSEEKAEISANSENLNHAKGKAEKEIDCENDKVIKEEPMDIDDVKIESPIKDEDSHCKRDIINVSEGFHLRTCYKRKVKSSKLDGLLERRIKQFTLEEKQRLERMKLEASAKTVGIRSVSPQKIIDELQAGKVKEGSQFDMSSEDRTYISDKTQTEDVEQDCLPISSLSHTKSGEPDELSLPSANRLSKGEGQLLDEDSPQCSEGESSVQSDSKESNPEPMTTDKCQGQEVLKECESSFADGLKQTNAESKIKWDVLETSEKPLKQKLPVSRVSQSECENLQPVVTESSRRKDVLAVLENTEGNSEWQSKDPESNCMIKSPSEPTSFQEGEMEEETVLRKTEGKSENKTVFHQKSVSKDLEAFKTELISERSHESQTLEHMDGAETDEELLSSKLSEANGKKKGQELKVETSTISRCVDQTNLNSITDKKNNKNESETDVEKEKSAFQMNGKDNDKILSNDECLVKDTCETTAGSDTEPKVNNINKSIPEHEIKPLTFKESSVKPFMNGDIMVEGTNDKNNVDPKSSLQSSPEFESGESLQPPHEVPDYVQKTEEKQLSPERSTFVGTASTPTHTFCKENNLSGETECMETEVIEDKKVAPSPVTSCEESSLSSDFADQNGLQTYKVENTNGENKIKTIITEVTTTTSTVSTESKTVFKVAETVAANDEKTTVVSSTENCAISTVTTTTTVTKLTTPATDSNVDVISVQEHSKTVVTTTVTDSLTTSEGTLVTSMTVSKEYSTKDKVKLMKFARPKKTRSGTALPSYRKFVTKSSKKSIFVLPNDDLKKLARKGGIREVPYFNYNAKPALDIWPYPSPRPTFGITWRYRLQTVKSLAGVSLMLRLLWACLKWDDMAAKAPPGGGTTRTETSETEITTTEIIKRRDVGPYGIRSEYCIRKIICPIGVPEAPKETPTPQRKGLRSSALRPKRPETPKQTGPVIIESWVAEEELELWEIRAFAERVEKEKAQAVEQQAKVSELKKSEEFKAQMEAQLKQQRLAAQQKRLEQQKQIPAAGVAPAVTTASSTATTVSTPQKVVVGPLTGPVPTGTKVVLTTKVGSPATVTFQQNKNFHQTFATWVKQGQSSTGVVQVQQKVLGIIPSTTGASQTFTSFQPRTATVTIRPNTTGTLGTTSTSQVMQGTPLRPGMTVIRTPLQQSTLGKTIIRTPLVVQQGILPASQTQQVVTQIIRGQPVSTAVSSTSTASSSPGQKTVTSPGTPPQPIQPQTTPQPPRPQQGQVKLTMAQLTQLTQGQGGSQGLTVVIQGQGQTTGQLQLIPQGVTVIPGPGQQLMQAAMPNGTIQRFLFTPLPAAATTASTTTTTVSTSTSAAGEQKQALQAQPTSALPPIQPQPQSQQQSQPQVQNQSISPVPSAQPQAPQPPLQPETQTQPESQTPTSVDSPATPEAQSSKSPVTVQSPTQTQAQGQSPVQVQSQPQTAIPPQGQSQVQPQQPAQVQTTTQQQIPMQPHAPIQIQAQLQQSQPQVQTSVSTLPTTQSLNQVPVQSPTRPQLQLQQPPTKVITVPQLQQQVQVLSQLQSHVVAQIQAQQGSVPQQIKLQLPIQIQQTSPVQAHQIQNVVTVQAASVQEQLQRVQQLREQQQKKKQQQIEIKREHTLQASNQSDIIQKQVVMKQNAVIEHLKQKKTLTPAEREENQRMIVCNQVMKYILDKIDKEEKQAAKKRKREESVEQKRSKQNATKLSALLFKHKEQLKAEILKKRALLDKDLQIEVQEELKKDLTKIKKEKEKAQAAAAAAAAAAAAAAAAATAPPPPPPPPLPPPPQQHSANVTSSSTTVPMPVSSQKRKRDEEKDSSASKSKKKKMISTTSKETKKDTKLYCICKTPYDESKFYIGCDLCTNWYHGECVGITEKEAKKMDVYICNDCKRAQEGSSEELYCICRTPYDESQFYIGCDRCQNWYHGRCVGILQSEADLIDEYVCPQCQSTEDAMTVLSPLTDKDYEGLRRVLRSLQAHKMAWPFLEPVDPNDAPDYYGVIKEPMDLATMEERILKRYYKKVTEFVADMTKIFDNCRYYNPSDSPFYQCAEVLESFFVQKLKGFKASRGKNKTNGSNLALIPS from the exons GTAGGAGAAGACAAAGAGTGCATCGTCCTCGTTCtccaattttggaagaaaaagatatCCCACCTTTGGAGTTTCCTAAATCCTCAGAGGACTTAATGGTGCCTAGTGAGCATATAATGAATGTTATTGCCATCTATGAGGTACTAAGGAACTTTGGCACTGTTTTACGCCTCTCTCCTTTTCGTTTTGAGGACTTCTGTGCTGCTCTGGTAAGTCAAGAGCAGTGCACACTTATGGCAGAGATGCATATAgtgcttttaaaagcagttttacgTGAAGAAGACACTTCAAATACTACCTTTGGACCTGCTGACCTCAAAGATAGCGTTAATTCCACTTTGTATTTCATAGATGGAATGACGTGGCCAGAGGTTCTGCGGGTATATTGTGAGAGTGACAAGGAATACCATCATGTTCTTCCTTATCAAGAGACAGAGGACTATCCTTATGGACCAGTAGAGAATAAAATCAAAGTTCTGCAGTTCTTAGTGGATCAGTTTCTTACAACAAACATTGCACGTGAAGAGTTAATGTCAGAAGGTGTTATCCAATATGATGATCATTGTAGGGTTTGTCACAAACTTGGGGATTTGCTTTGCTGTGAAACTTGTTCAGCCGTGTACCACTTAGAGTGCGTGAAACCACCTCTTGAAGAGGTACCGGAGGATGAATGGCAGTGTGAAGTCTGCGTAGCACATAAGGTGCCTGGAGTAACTGACTGTGTTGCTGAAATCCAAAAAAATAAACCATACATTCGACATGAACCCGTTGGATATGACAGGCATAGAAGAAAATACTGGTTCCTGAACAGGAGAATTATTAT AGAAGAAGATTCAGAAAGTGAGAAAGATAAGAAAATCTGGTACTATAGCACAAAGATACAGTTGGCAGAGTTGATTGAATGCCTAGACAAAGATTACTGGGAAGCTGACCTATGCAAAACTCTGGAAGAAATGCGTGAAGAAATTCATCGGCACATGGATGTAACAGAAGACCTTACTAATAAAGCACGGGGCAACAACAagtccttcctttctgcagcaaatG ATGAAATTTTGGAGATTATCAGAATAAGAAAAGGAGAAGTAGGGGAAGATAAAAACACATCAGCCGATGAGGCAGAAAAGGCCAAAAGTGATGTTGATGATGGCCAGACAGATACTGAGAAAGGCAAGGAGGAATCTGCAGATCAAGATAAAACTGAAGAAACACCTGCTGAGCAAGacacagaaaaagtgaaaacagaag AGGCAACAGTCGTTGGGGATAAAAGTAACTCTGAAACATCAAGCACTGACGACAACAACACAAATCCTTCTGCAGGAGAGACTAGTTGCTCTGAAGGGAAGAACGCAATGGGGTGTCAGTCAGAAACCCTTGATAGCAACAACGTGGCAGAGAAGAAGGTGGCATCAGAGCTCCCTCAGGAACTCTCAG AGGAAACTGGTCAGATGATCCCTAGCAACAGTAGTAGTGTATCTGCTGCACCTCTACAGTCAGATGttgaaaacagcaacagcagtgaGTTGAGCTCTCTGCAGAATGACTCCGTTAAGATGTCTGATGATGCTGAAAATGCAGAGAGAGGATCCCAGGATTCAGAGGACTTAG GAGAGAAATCTAATGGTGAAAGAAGTGACTCTCCAGGCACAGGAAAAGGTGCACCAGGTTCGACACGAATGCTCACAAGATTACGAAATCCAGATAGCAAGTTGAGCCAGATGAAAAATCAGCAGGTTGCTGCTGCAGCGCATGAAGCAAATAAATTACATAAAGAAGGCAGAGAG GTTCTGGTGGTCAACTCTCAAGGTGAAGTCTCCCGAATGAACGCAAAGAAGGAAGTTGTGATGAAAGGAAATATCAACAACTATTTCAAATTAGGGCAAGAGGGGAAGTATCGCGTTTATCATAACCAATATGCCACTAATTCATTCGCATTGAACAAGCACCAGCACAGGGAGGACCATGACAAGAGACGGCATCTCTCACATAAATTCTGCCTGACTCCTGCTGGAGAGTTCAAATGGAACGGGTCTGTACACGGGTCCAAAGTTCTCACCATATCCACTTTGAGGCTAACTATTATTCAGCTAGAAAACAATATCCCAGCATCATTCCTTCACCCTAACTGGGCTTCCCACAG GTCTAACTGGATTAAGGCTGTTCAGATGTGTAGCAAACCTAGAGAATTTGCGCTTGCTCTGGCTATATTGGAATGCGCAATTAAACCAGTTGTCATGCTGCCAATCTGGCGAGAATCCTTGGGGCACACTAG ATTACGCAGAATGACAGCAttagaaagagaggaaaaggagaaagtgaaaaaaaaagagagaaaacaagaagaagaagaaacaatgcAGCAAGCTACATGGGTGAAATATACCTTTCCTGTCAAACATCAg gtttggaaacaaaaaggagaggaatatAGAGTAACCGGATATGGTGGCTGGAGCTGGATTAGTAAAACACATGTCCATAGGTTTGTGCCCAAACTACCTGGAAATACTAATGCAAATTACAGAAAGTTGCTACCGA CAAAGAATGAAGATATGACTATTGAAAAATGCgacttggagaaaagaaaaaatccagtaaaggtaaaaatagaaaaagataaaatgaagGATTCTCGTGATCTGCAAGCAAAGAACAAAGCAGATGTTTCAGAAACCTTGGGGAAAGTACacgtgaaagaagaaaaaaagtcaagtgaagaaaaagcagaaattagTGCAAATTCTGAAAACTTAAATCATGCAAAAGGTAAAG CGGAAAAAGAAATTGATTGTGAAAATGATAAAGTCATCAAGGAAGAACCTATGGATATAGATGATGTGAAAATTGAATCCCCCATAAAAGATGAGGATAGTCATTGTAAACGGGATATAATCAATGTCAGTGAGGGATTTCATTTAAGGACTTGCtacaaaagaaaagtaaaatcatCAAAATTAGATGGACTACTTGAGAGGCGAATAAAACAATTtacactggaagaaaaacagcGTCTAGAAAGGATGAAACTGGAGGCTAGTGCTAAAACTGTAGGCATTCGATCTGTAAGCCCCCAGAAAATCATAGATGAGCTACAAGCAGGAAAAGTAAAAGAAGGAAGCCAGTTTGACATGTCTTCCGAAGACAGAACCTATATTTCAGATAAGACCCAAACTGAAGATGTGGAACAGGACTGCTTGCCGATCAGCAGCCTCTCTCATACCAAAAGTGGTGAGCCAGATGAGCTGTCTTTGCCTTCAGCAAATAGGCTGTCAAAGGGAGAAGGCCAGCTGCTGGATGAAGACTCCCCTCAGTGCTCTGAAGGTGAAAGCTCAGTTCAGAGTGACAGTAAAGAAAGCAACCCTGAACCTATGACTACTGATAAATGTCAAGGGCAAGAGGTTCTTAAGGAATGTGAGAGTTCCTTTGCAGATGGCTTGaaacaaacaaatgcagaaaGTAAAATCAAATGGGATGTTTTGGAAACAAGTGAAAAACCTTTGAAGCAAAAATTACCTGTTTCCAGAGTATCTCAGAGCGAATGTGAAAATTTACAGCCAGTGGTAACTGAAAGCAGCCGTAGAAAAGATGTTCTGGCTGTTCTTGAAAACACAGAAGGGAATTCTGAATGGCAGAGCAAAGACCCAGAAAGCAATTGCATGATAAAAAGCCCTTCTGAACCAACATCCTTTCAAGAAGGTGAGATGGAGGAAGAAACTGTTCTAAGAAAGACTGAAGGTAAATCAGAAAACAAGACTGTATTTCACCAAAAATCAGTTAGTAAAGATCTAGAAGCATTTAAAACAGAGCTAATTTCTGAAAGAAGTCATGAAAGTCAAACTCTGGAACACATGGATGGGGCAGAAACTGATGAGGAGTTACTGAGCTCTAAGCTATCTGAGGCTAATGGTAAAAAGAAAGGTCAGGAATTGAAAGTGGAGACAAGTACAATAAGCAGGTGTGTTGATCAGACAAATCTAAATAGTATTACTgacaaaaagaataataaaaatgaatctgAGACAGACgtagaaaaggaaaaatcagcatttcagaTGAATGGGAAAGACAATGATAAAATATTATCAAATGATGAATGCTTAGTTAAAGACACCTGTGAAACTACAGCAGGGAGTGATACTGAACCAAAagttaataatattaataaatccATTCCTGAACATGAAATAAAACCATTGACTTTTAAGGAGTCCTCAGTAAAACCATTTATGAACGGTGACATTATGGTAGAAGGcacaaatgacaaaaataatgtGGACCCTAAGTCATCTTTGCAGAGTTCACCAGAGTTTGAATCTGGAGAGAGTCTTCAGCCACCACATGAAGTTCCAGACTATgtgcagaaaactgaagaaaagcagctttctCCTGAAAGATCCACCTTTGTTGGCACTGCTTCCACACCGACGCATAcattctgtaaagaaaataacCTAAGCGGTGAAACAGAATGTATGGAAACTGAAGTCATTGAGGATAAGAAAGTTGCTCCATCACCTGTGACATCATGTGAGGAGTCTAGTTTGAGTAGTGACTTCGCTGATCAGAATGGTCTACAGACATATAAAGTGGAAAATActaatggagaaaataaaataaaaactatcaTTACTGAAGTGACTACCACAACATCAACTGTTTCTACAGAATCTAAAACTGTGTTTAAAGTTGCGGAGACTGTAGCTGCTAATGATGAGAAAACAACAGTGGTATCATCTACAGAAAATTGTGCCATATCTACTGTAACTACCACCACTACTGTAACTAAGCTTACCACTCCAGCTACAGACAGCAATGTTGATGTCATTTCTGTACAAGAGCATAGCAAAACAGTAGTTACAACAACAGTAACTGATTCACTGACCACCTCAGAAGGCACGTTGGTGACTTCCATGACTGTCAGCAAAGAGTATTCTACAAAAGACAAGGTGAAATTAATGAAATTTGCAAGACCCAAAAAAACTCGTTCTGGAACTGCCTTACCATCTTACAGAAAATTTGTTaccaaaagcagtaaaaaaagcatatttgttcTACCCAATGACGACTTGAAAAAGTTGGCCAGAAAAGGAGGGATCAGAGAAGTTCCTTATTTCAATTACAATGCAAAACCTGCCTTGGATATTTGGCCGTATCCATCTCCAAGACCAACTTTTGGGATCACTTGGAG ATATCGACTTCAAACAGTAAAATCATTGGCTGGAGTGAGTCTTATGTTGCGGTTACTGTGGGCATGTCTCAAATGGGATGATATGGCTGCAAAAGCTCCACCTGGGGGAGGAACTACACGTACAG AAACGTCTGAAACTGAAATTACAACAACAGAAATAATCAAGCGGAGAGATGTTGGTCCTTATGGAATCCGGTCAGAATACTGtataagaaaaattatttgtcCCATTGGTGTACCAGAGGCTCCAAAAG AAACTCCAACGCCTCAGAGGAAGGGACTACGATCAAGTGCGCTAAGGCCAAAAAGGCCCGAAACACCCAAGCAAACAGGCCCTGTTATCATTGAAAGTTGGGTAGCAGAGGAGGAATTGGAATTGTGGGAGATCAGGGCATTTGCTGAAAG GGTGGAGAAAGAAAAGGCGCAGGCAGTTGAACAGCAGGCTAAGGTTAGTGAACTGAAGAAGTCCGAGGAGTTCAAGGCCCAAATGGAGGCTCAGCTAAAACAGCAACGGTTGGCTGCCCAGCAG AAGCGACTGGAACAGCAGAAGCAGATACCTGCTGCAGGTGTGGCCCCCGCAGTCACTACAGCCAGCAGTACTGCAACTACTGTCTCAACTCCGCAGAAAGTTGTGGTAGGCCCTTTAACGGGTCCAGTTCCCACTGGAACCAAAGTAGTACTTACTACAAAAGTGGGTTCTCCGGCTACAGTAACATTCCAACAGAACAAGAATTTCCATCAGACCTTTGCTACTTGGGTTAAACAAGGCCAATCTTCAACAG gTGTTGTTCAAGTTCAGCAAAAGGTATTGGGTATCATTCCGTCAACTACAGGTGCAAGTCAGACATTTACTTCATTCCAGCCAAGGACAGCGACTGTAACGATTAGGCCAAATACCACAGGGACTTTAGGAACAACAAGCACTTCACAG GTAATGCAAGGAACACCACTCCGCCCTGGTATGACAGTAATACGGACACCACTTCAGCAGTCAACACTTGGAAAGACCATCATTCGAACACCTCTAGTGGTGCAACAAGGTATTCTTCCAGCCA GTCAGACACAGCAGGTGGTGACTCAGATAATCAGGGGTCAGCCTGTCTCAACAGCAGTTTCTAGTACTAGCACAGCTTCTTCAAGTCCTGGGCAGAAGACAGTAACATCTCCTGGAACGCCACCTCAGCCCATACAGCCACAAACCACACCGCAGCCCCCTCGCCCTCAGCAGGGACAAGTGAAACTCACTATGGCCCAGCTCACACAACTAACGCAAGGACAG GGTGGCAGTCAAGGATTAACTGTGGTAATTCAGGGACAAGGTCAAACTACTGGTCAATTACAATTAATCCCTCAGGGTGTGACTGTAATACCAGGTCCAGGACAACAGCTAATGCAAGCAGCTATGCCAAATGGTACAATTCAAAGATTCCTTTTCACCCCGCTACCAGCAGCAGCTACTACAGCTAGCACCACTACAACAACAGTTTCCACTTCAACCTCAG CTGCAGGAGAACAGAAGCAAGCTTTACAGGCACAACCAACATCAGCGCTGCCGCCAATTCAGCCGCAGCCTCAGAGTCAGCAGCAATCTCAGCCCCAAGTGCAGAATCAGAGTATTTCGCCTGTGCCATCGGCTCAGCCACAGGCACCTCAGCCACCACTTCAGCCTGAAACTCAGACCCAGCCTGAATCTCAGACTCCAACATCTGTTGACTCTCCAGCCACACCTGAAGCACAGTCATCTAAATCTCCAGTGACAGTTCAGTCTCCGACACAGACCCAGGCTCAAGGGCAATCTCCAGTGCAAGTCCAGAGTCAGCCGCAGACTGCCATCCCTCCACAAGGCCAGTCCCAAGTCCAGCCTCAACAACCAGCTCAGGTGCAGACTACCACCCAACAACAGATTCCGATGCAGCCCCATGCTCCCATACAAATTCAAGCTCAGCTGCAGCAATCACAACCTCAGGTTCAGACTTCAGTCTCAACCCTTCCAACTACTCAAAGTTTAAATCAGGTTCCTGTGCAATCCCCAACTCGTCCTCAGCTGCAACTTCAGCAGCCTCCAACAAAAGTTATTACAGTGCCTCAGCTTCAGCAACAAGTCCAAGTTCTCTCTCAGCTTCAGTCACATGTTGTGGCTCAGATACAAGCCCAACAAGGCAGTGTGCCCCAGCAGATCAAGCTTCAGTTACCTATTCAGATTCAACAAACTAGCCCAGTACAGGCTCACCAGATTCAGAATGTGGTAACAGTTCAAGCAGCTAGTGttcaggagcagctgcagagagttcagcagctcagggagcagcaacagaagaaaaagcagcaacagaTAGAAATTAAACGTGAGCACACCCTTCAGGCTTCTAATCAAAGTGACATTATCCAGAAACAG GTGGTTATGAAACAGAATGCTGTGATAGAACACTTGAAGCAGAAGAAGACGCTGACTCCAGctgagagggaagaaaatcagAG AATGATTGTATGCAACCAAGTGATGAAATATATTCTGGATAAGAtagataaagaagaaaaacaggcagcTAAGAAACGAAAGCGAGAAGAGAGTGTGGAACAGAAGCGTAGTAAGCAGAATGCTACCAAGCTGTCGGCTCTGCTTTTCAAGCATAAAGAACAGCTGAAAgctgaaatattgaaaaaaagaGCACTTCTGGACAAAGATCTACAAATTGAAGTGCAG GAGGAGCTAAAGAAAGACTTGactaaaattaagaaagaaaaggaaaaagcgcaggcagctgctgctgcggctgcagccgctgctgctgcggctgccgcTGCAGCCACTGCACCTCCTCCACCGCCGCCACCACCACTGCCACCGCCACCACAGCAGCACTCAGCCAATGTCACATCCTCCTCCACCACAGTCCCAATGCCAGTATCCTCCCAGAAGAGAAAACGAGATGAGGAGAAAGATTCGTCGGCTTCCAagtccaagaaaaagaaaatgatttctacTACCTCAAAGGAAACAAAGAAGGACACAAAGCTTTACTGCATCTGTAAAACGCCTTATGATGAATCTAA GTTCTATATTGGCTGTGATCTTTGTACTAACTGGTATCATGGAGAATGTGTTGGCATCACAGAAAAGGAGGCTAAGAAAATGGATGTGTACATCTGTAATGATTGTAAACGGGCACAAGAGGGCAGCAGTGAGGAATTGTACTGTATCTGCAGAACACCTTATGATGAGTCACA ATTTTACATTGGCTGCGACCGATGTCAGAACTGGTATCATGGGCGTTGTGTTGGCATTTTACAAAGTGAGGCAGATCTCATTGATGAATATGTGTGTCCACAATGTCAGTCCACAGAAGATGCCATGACTGTACTCAGTCCACTAACTGATAAAGATTATGAAGGTTTAAGAAGAGTACTACGTTCCTTGCAG GCTCACAAGATGGCATGGCCATTCTTGGAACCGGTAGATCCAAACGATGCACCAGATTATTATGGCGTTATTAAAGAACCAATGG